A stretch of DNA from Basfia succiniciproducens:
AATAGCTGTAAACCGCAGGATTCGGCAAATTTTTCGCCCAGTAAAAAATCCCGATTGCCATGAATAAAATAACAAGGAATGTTTTTTTCGGTCAGTTGCTTAATTTGTGCCTGAACCCTGCTTATTAACGGTGATTTTTCATCGTCACCGACCCAAAAATCGAACAAATCGCCAAGGATATAAACCGCTTGTGCCTGAGGAGCAATATTGTGCATAAAATGCTCAAAAAGTGCGGTCAATTTCGGGCGATTTTCGCGGAGATGAAGATCAGAGATAAAATAGGTTTTTTTCATGTTATTTGAATTTTTTAAGTTAGTGATTTTTTTGCCAAACAGTCGAATTTTTATTGGGATTTTCTACACTTAATTAGCTAATTTCGCTATACTTTAGCAAATTTTTTTAAGGTATTAAATTATGTTGAAATTAATTCGAATTATTCTTGTGGCTATCTGTTGCGTTTTAATTTGCGTATTAGGCACGATTTTCTCTTTAATCCGTTTTAGACACCCGAGTAATGTAGGCGTAATGGCGCGTTGGTTCGGGCGTTTATACCCTTTGTTCGGTTTGCGGGTCGAACATCGTTTCCCGGATAATGTGGATCAGAATGTGCCGGCAATTTATATCGGTAACCATCAAAATAATTACGATATGGTGACGATTTCCTACATGGTACGCCCGCGTACGGTAAGTGTGGGTAAGAAAAGCCTGATTTGGGTGCCGTTTTTCGGTATTTTATATTGGGCGACGGGGAATATTTTTCTGGATCGCGACAATAAAAATAAAGCTCATAACACAATGACGGAATTAGCGCGTCGAATTCAGCAGGATAATATTTCAATTTGGATGTTCCCCGAAGGTACTCGCAGCCGCGGTCGCGGTTTGTTGCCGTTTAAAACCGGCGCCTTTCATGCGGCGATTTCCGCCGGCGTGCCGATTATTCCGGTAGTTTGTTCGACAACCCATAAGAAAATTGATTTAAACCGTTGGAATAACGGCAAGGTAATTTGTGAAATTATGCAACCTATTGATACGCAAAGTTACAGCAAAGAAAATGTGCGCGAACTGGCGTCTCATTGCCATGATTTGATGAAAAAACGTATTGCGGAGCTGGATGCGGAAGTCGCCCAAGTAGGAAAGTAAAAGTTTATGGAAAATTATTCGCGCCGCCGACTTTTCAAAAAAACCCTGATTGCCACCGCACTTGTGGCGACGCCGGCGCCTTTGCTGGCGGCAAGTCGGCAACCGTTGGTTATTCCGCCGCTACTTGAAAGCCGTCGCGGTCGTCCCGTTATTTTGAGTACGGAAAGTACGCAAACGGCGCTGATTGACGGTAAATTAGTGGAAGTGTGGGGATTTAACGGACGTTATCTCGGCCCGACGGTGCGCGTCAAACAAGGCGATTTCGTTAAATTGAACTATCGTAACAATTTAACTCAATTAGTGGCGCTGAATATTCAGGGCTTGCAAACTTCCGGCGAGTTATTGGGAAGTATCGGACACAGTTTAAAACCCGGCGAAGGTTGGGCGCCTATTGTGCCGATTACGCAATCCGCCGGTACTTGCTATTATCATTCCTGTACTTTGGCAAGTTCCGCTTATCAGAATTACCGCGGTTTGGTGGGGATGTGGATTATTGATGACGATGAAAGCCGTAAAGCGAATTTGCCGAATAAATACGGCGTGAACGATATTCCGTTGATTTTACAGGACCAGCGTATTAATAGCGCCGGCACTCAATTATTTCAGCAAAACGAACCGCACTTTTACGGCGAGCGCTTATTTGTTAACGGGCAGGAAGCGCCTTATCTCAATATTCCCCGGGGCTGGGTACGTTTGCGCATATTAAATGCTTCGCTTTCCCGCGGCTACGATTTACGTATGGATGATGAGCGTGACGTTTTAATTATTGCGCAGGATCAGGGTTTTTTGCCGCAAAGTAAAACGGTGAAGCAATTTTTTGTCGGCCCGGGCGAGCGTGTTGAAATCCTGGTGGATCTCAATGAGGGTGAAAACGTTTCTCTTATTGTCGGCACAAAACGGGGATTACTGGACAAAGCAAAATTATTATTTAATTCCAACGGTGAGCTGGCGGATAACACGGTGCTGGAATTGCGTCCTGAAGGTTTGCTTTCCGTCTTTAACGGCAAGCCGAGTTTCCAATTCAGCGAAGCCGCCGTTTTACCGACACAAATTAAGCAGGAACGTTCATTCCATCTGGATGCTACGAACGGCATGATTAATCAAAAACGTTTTGATCCCCGCCGTATTGACGTAAATGCAAAGCAAGGTTCGGTGGAACGCTGGACGATTAGCAGTTCAATACCGACGGGATTCCGCATTCAGGGCGCCCGTTTTGTGATCGAAAGTATCGACGATAAAGCCACGGATGCCGCCGAATTAGTGTGGAAAGATACGGTTTGGATAAACGGTAAAGTACGGATTTTAGTGAAATTCGATAATCTGTCATCAAACACACAACCCTTTATTTTCGGCAGTTCGGATTTAATGCAGGCGGATAAAGGTGCAATCGGATTGATTGTGGTGCAATAATTTCTTTAGATTCAGTGGATACAACACCATCTAAGCATCTGGTTTAGATGGTGTTTTTTATGTAACTTTCCGTTAGCCCATCATCTGCAACCAGATTGCGGAGATCGGCATAATAATAAAGAGAGCGGGCAGCATATTAGCCACTTGGAAGTGTAAAATCCCGCAAATGCGAAAGCCCGTAGCCACCATTAACATACCGCCTGCGGCGGCAAAATCCGCGCGCATCTCGGGCGTGATTAAGGGGATAATTAACACGGCGCTATAAGCCAGCGCTATTTGTAAAACAGTCTGCGGAATTGCGGCGGTAGCAATAGTGGAACCCAGTGTCGTGCCAAAGATTATGGCGGTAAAGAAATCCAGAAACGCTTTAACAATAAGAATACTTGAATCGCCGGTCAATCCCTCGTTCATTGAACCGAAAATCCCTGTTCCGCTAAAGGAAAATAAAATTACGATACCGACGAATTTTTGCAGGAATTCTTCATGGGATACACCTTTTTTTTGATTATTCGGTAAGATTTTTTCAACAATGGTTTTGGTTTTTGAGGCTAATTTATTAATACCTTGTTCCAATAGAATTAATTCGCCTAATATGGTACCCAATAGCAAGGCAAGGATCATCGCCGGCATTTGAGCGACTTTGGCTATCATAACGATGCCCATACACATGGAACAAAGCCCGAATAGCATGGTAAGATTGGTTCGAAGACGTTCCGGCACTCGACCGCCGAGAGCGGCACCGATAAGCCCGCCGAAAACAATGGCGCCGGCATTAATAAATGGTCCGATAATCATGAAAATTCCTTAAGATTTATTATTTTGAAAGGAAAGAAGAAAAAAGTGCGGTTAAAAATTTTGATTTTTTAACCGCACTTTTATTGTATTCCCATTTGAATGCTTGTGCAAATCGCTATCGGA
This window harbors:
- a CDS encoding 1-acylglycerol-3-phosphate O-acyltransferase codes for the protein MLKLIRIILVAICCVLICVLGTIFSLIRFRHPSNVGVMARWFGRLYPLFGLRVEHRFPDNVDQNVPAIYIGNHQNNYDMVTISYMVRPRTVSVGKKSLIWVPFFGILYWATGNIFLDRDNKNKAHNTMTELARRIQQDNISIWMFPEGTRSRGRGLLPFKTGAFHAAISAGVPIIPVVCSTTHKKIDLNRWNNGKVICEIMQPIDTQSYSKENVRELASHCHDLMKKRIAELDAEVAQVGK
- a CDS encoding multicopper oxidase domain-containing protein, giving the protein MENYSRRRLFKKTLIATALVATPAPLLAASRQPLVIPPLLESRRGRPVILSTESTQTALIDGKLVEVWGFNGRYLGPTVRVKQGDFVKLNYRNNLTQLVALNIQGLQTSGELLGSIGHSLKPGEGWAPIVPITQSAGTCYYHSCTLASSAYQNYRGLVGMWIIDDDESRKANLPNKYGVNDIPLILQDQRINSAGTQLFQQNEPHFYGERLFVNGQEAPYLNIPRGWVRLRILNASLSRGYDLRMDDERDVLIIAQDQGFLPQSKTVKQFFVGPGERVEILVDLNEGENVSLIVGTKRGLLDKAKLLFNSNGELADNTVLELRPEGLLSVFNGKPSFQFSEAAVLPTQIKQERSFHLDATNGMINQKRFDPRRIDVNAKQGSVERWTISSSIPTGFRIQGARFVIESIDDKATDAAELVWKDTVWINGKVRILVKFDNLSSNTQPFIFGSSDLMQADKGAIGLIVVQ
- a CDS encoding DUF554 domain-containing protein — its product is MIIGPFINAGAIVFGGLIGAALGGRVPERLRTNLTMLFGLCSMCMGIVMIAKVAQMPAMILALLLGTILGELILLEQGINKLASKTKTIVEKILPNNQKKGVSHEEFLQKFVGIVILFSFSGTGIFGSMNEGLTGDSSILIVKAFLDFFTAIIFGTTLGSTIATAAIPQTVLQIALAYSAVLIIPLITPEMRADFAAAGGMLMVATGFRICGILHFQVANMLPALFIIMPISAIWLQMMG